The following nucleotide sequence is from Fructobacillus americanaquae.
CTTTGGCAGAAGAAAACGTGCTTTATAGCGTGGTTGCCTTTTACAAAGCGGCCAGAAAAGCCGGTATTAAACCAGTTTTTTCGCTGGTCTTGCAGGTTAATGGCTTGGTGAATGTGGCCACAGCTTTCCCGGTTTTACTGACCGCTAAAAATCAGGTTGGTTATCAAAACTTGGTTTATTTGTCTTCTAAAAAGATGGCAAATCCTGATCAGGCGCTTCAATTGACTGACTTGACGGGTCACCTCGATGGGCTTTCTTTGACTTTGTCGCCAAAATCAGAATTGGGGCAGTTAATTGTTGTCGAAGATTCGGCGGTTAAAAATTACCTGGATCAGTTAACTGACAAGGTTGGTGGAGCTGATTTTTACTTAGGCATTAATCCATTAATGTCGGTTCACCACCAAGACCTCTTAGTCGCTTATGCCATGGCCCATCAAGTGCGCTTAATCGCTTGGGACCAAGTCGATTATTTAAACGAGGAAGATGTTTTTTTTGCTCAAGTTTTGCGAGCCATTAATCAGGGAACTCAGTTAGAAGACTTGGACCTTTTAGCCCGTGAAAAAGGGGCCTATTACCTCAGGTCACAGGCGGAAATTGCTGAATTGTATCAAAAAAATGCGGCTTTACGTGGTGCTTATCAGAACAACGAGGCCCTGATTGGTGAGGCGAACGTTGATTTGGCGTTCAAGTCACCAGCCCTACCTGTTTTTCAACAGGATTCTGGGTTGGATTCGAAAACATATCTGACCCAATTGGCCAATGCGGGCTTAAAGCGTCGGCTAACGGGCCATGAGGAATCCTTTCAAGACTATCAGGACCGGCTGAACCACGAGTTGACCGTCATCGTGGGGCTTGGCTTTGCTGATTATTTCTTGATAGTTTGGGACATTGTTAAGTACGCCAGAGACCACCATGTCCAAACTGGTTCCGGTCGTGGATCCGCTGCGGGGTCCTTGGTTGCTTATACATTAGGGATTACCAATGTTGATCCCTTAGACGAAGGATTGCTATTCGAACGGTTTTTAAATCCTGACCGAGCATCGATGCCCGATATTGATATTGATTGGCCAGATGACCGTCGTGATGAAATTCTTGCTTACCTTCATGATAAGTACGGTCAGGAATCTTTCGCACAGATTATTACTTTTGGTACTTTGGCAGCTAAGCAGGCATTGCGCGATACAGCCCGTGTTTTCGGCCTTGATGCCAAGGCACAAAAACGGCTTTCAGAGGGCGTACCGGCTGGTAAAAATGGTCGTAAGGTGCCTCTGAAAGAAGCCTGGACGGCGCCTGACCAAAAGCTTAAACAGGCGATTTATGACTTGGACTTTGGTCAACTGCTGCTAAAAACGGCTTTGGCAATTGAAAACTTACCGCGAAATTATTCAACCCATGCTGCCGGCGTCGTCCTTTCAGACCAACCATTAGTGGCCACGTTGCCGGTTCAAGTTGGCAATGATGGCTATCTCTTAACTCAAGTTGAGAAGGGGCCAGTTGAAGAACTTGGCCTATTAAAAATTGATATTTTGGGCCTGACGAACTTGAAAATTTTGGCGCAAACGATTGCCTTGGCTCAAGACGATCTGCCAGCTGATTTTGATATTAAAAAAATTGATTTTCAGGACAAAGAAACCTTGCAACTTTTTGCCAATGGCAATACAACAGGCATTTTCCAGTTTGAGTCGGCTGGTATGAAAAATGTCCTAAAGCGACTGGAAGTGGATGATTTTCATTTGATTGTGGCGGCCACGGCCCTTTATCGACCAGGTCCTAGCCAACACATCGACCCCTTTATTAAACGACGCTTGAAACAAGAACCCGTGCCGACGATTGATCCTGTCGTTGACCAAATCTTGGCCCCAACCTACGGTATCTTAGTTTATCAGGAGCAGGTCATGCAGGTGGCTGCTGCCTATGCTGGCTTCTCATTGGCCCAGGCGGATTTTCTTCGTTCGGCGATGTCCAAGAAAAAGCTTGAGCAGATGGCAGCGGTCAAAACTGCTTTTATAACTGGAGCACAGCAAAAGGGGCACCGTCTTGACGAAGCAGAAAAACTGTTCGCTTATATCGATCAGTTTGCTAATTATGGTTTTAATAAGTCGCATGCAGTAGCTTATAGTCAACTATCGTTCCAGCTGGCCTACATGAAGGCCCATTACCCATTGGCCTTTTATACAGCAATTTTGAATGCCCACCAAGGCGGTGCCGAGAAGGCGCAAGCCTATTTGGCCGAGGTCAAGCAACTCGGTTTGAAGGTTTTGCCGCCAGATGTTAATACCTCCACTAGGGATTGGTCTATCCAAGCTGGCGCTCTGGTTATGGGCTTGGGCAATATTAATGGCTTGCAAACGGCCTTTGTGACAACCTTATTGGATAGTCGCAGTCAGATTGGTCGCTTTGCTAGTTTGCAAGACCTGATCAAGGCTTTGCCTGAGAAATTCCGCGATGAAAAGTTTTTAAATCAGCTTGCCTATGCAGGGGCACTTGACCATTTTGGCTATAACCGGGCGGAACTCTTAGCCAATTTGCCGGACTTGATTAATGCGGCTAGTTTTGGTGACTTAGTTTTGTCAGAGACGAAAATCAAGAAATTGGCTGATTTACCGTTAGTAGAGCGATTGCAAACGGAAAAAGAGGCCCTTGGCTTTAACTTATCGGGCCATCCAACTGAGGCTTTTCAAGCCGATTACGACCGAGGAACCGTGACGGCCATGGTCAATTTAGTTGCTGGACAGCGTGTCAAAGTTTTAGGCCTCGTTAAAAACGTCAAAATTATCCAGACGAAACGGGGGGACGATATGGCCTTTGTTAATTTAACGGACATGACCGGCAGCGTCGATGTCACCATCTTCCCCAAAATTTATGACAAGGTCAAAGCGGTCTTAAAGGTTGGACGCTTAGTTCAGGTAGGCGGCAACACAGAAGTCCGCCAGGGGATCTCTGTTATTGGCAATTTCGTTGACGCAGTGGATGCCAGCCAAAGTCAAAATTTTCAAGCTGATTTGGACAAAAAACATCCGGTTCATCAGCAAACAGCACCAACAAGAAAGACTGCTCAGTCAGGTACATGGTTTTTGCGTCTGGATGAAGACCATGATCAAGAGCCGATTAAAAATCAGCTTTGGCAGGTTATGCAACAAAATCCTGGTGACTACCCGGTTATCTTGTATTGGCCGAAGACAAAGATAAGGCGAATGTTACCACAATCTTACAATTTAGCTGGTTCAGACCAGTTAAAGCAGGCATTAGAACAGGTTCTATCTAGTAAAAATGTCGTTTTCCGACAAAAAGACTAAATTGTGTCTTGTGAATTGGTTATAGAGTGTATTACAATATGAAAAGGAAGTTGTTTGTAGGCAACTCACCAAGATATCAAAGGAGCTATTTACCCATGAAAAAGACGAAGATCGTCTCAACACTTGGTCCATCATCAACTGATGTAGACACAATTGTGAAGTTAATCGAAGCAGGTGCGAACGTATTCCGTTTCAACTTCTCACACGGTGATCACGAAGAACATTTGGGCCGTATGCAAGCCGTTGCAGAAGCCGAAAAGATTACTGGTAAGACTGTTGGTCGTTTGCTTGATACAAAGGGTGCCGAAATCCGGACTACTAAGCAAGCTGATGGTAAGATTCAATTCTCAACTGGCGATGTATTCCGTATCTCAATGGACGACAGCATCGAAGGTACAAAGGAAAAGATTGCAGTTACTTATCCTGGATTGTTTGACGACGTTAAGGTTGGCGGACAAGTGCTCTTTGATGATGGTTTGTTAGCTACTACTGTCACTGAAAAGGACGAAGCAAACAAGGAATTGGTTGTTAAGGCTGAAAACAATGGTTTGTTGGGATCACGTAAGGGTGTGAACGCTCCTGGTGTTTCAATCAACTTGCCTGGTATCACTGAAAAGGATGCTGATGACATTCGTTTTGGTTTGGACCACGAAATTAACTATATCGCTGCTTCATTCGTTCGTAAGCCTGAAGATGTTTTGGATATCCGTGCCTTGTTGAAGGAAAAGAACATGGAACACGTTCAAATCATCCCTAAGATTGAATCACAAGAAGGTATCGATAACTTAGATGCTATCTTGGAAGTTTCTGATGGTTTGATGGTTCCACGTGGAGACATGGGTGTTGAAATCCCTGCCGAAAACGTGCCTTTGATTCAAAAGGAAATGATTGACAAGATGAACGTTTTGGGATTGCCAGTTATTACTGCTACTCAAATGCTTGACTCAATGGAAGAAAACCCACGTCCTACACGTGCCGAAGCTTCCGATGTTGCCAACGCTGTCTTTGATGGTACTGATGCAACAATGCTTTCTGGTGAATCAGCTAACGGTGATTACCCAGTTGAAGCTGTTGCTATGATGGCCGCTCTTGATGAAAAGGCTGAATCAGCTTTGTCATTGTACAGCCGTCATGCTGATACTTTCTACGGTGATGATGATGTTGAATCAGTTGCTTCAGCAGCAGCTCGCTTGTCAGATTCAGTTGAAGCTAAGGCCGTCGTTGTTTTGACTGAAACTGGTTACGCTGCACGAATGGTTTCAAAGCACCGTCCTGCTGTCATGACCATTGCAATGACAAAGTCAGAACGTGTTCAACGTGGATTGACTTTGAACAACGGAATCTTGCCTGTTTTGGTTGACACACCAAAGACTGTTGATGACTTGGTTGCTAAGGCCAAAGAAGAAGCCCAAGCTCAAGGATTGGCAACTGCTGGTGACAAGATTGTTGTTGTGACTGTTGCCCCAATTGACATGGCTAAGTCAACGAACAACGTTTCTGT
It contains:
- a CDS encoding DNA polymerase III subunit alpha, which produces MYAPLQQKSAYSLLQSPNSVEQIIQVAKDRGYQAVSLAEENVLYSVVAFYKAARKAGIKPVFSLVLQVNGLVNVATAFPVLLTAKNQVGYQNLVYLSSKKMANPDQALQLTDLTGHLDGLSLTLSPKSELGQLIVVEDSAVKNYLDQLTDKVGGADFYLGINPLMSVHHQDLLVAYAMAHQVRLIAWDQVDYLNEEDVFFAQVLRAINQGTQLEDLDLLAREKGAYYLRSQAEIAELYQKNAALRGAYQNNEALIGEANVDLAFKSPALPVFQQDSGLDSKTYLTQLANAGLKRRLTGHEESFQDYQDRLNHELTVIVGLGFADYFLIVWDIVKYARDHHVQTGSGRGSAAGSLVAYTLGITNVDPLDEGLLFERFLNPDRASMPDIDIDWPDDRRDEILAYLHDKYGQESFAQIITFGTLAAKQALRDTARVFGLDAKAQKRLSEGVPAGKNGRKVPLKEAWTAPDQKLKQAIYDLDFGQLLLKTALAIENLPRNYSTHAAGVVLSDQPLVATLPVQVGNDGYLLTQVEKGPVEELGLLKIDILGLTNLKILAQTIALAQDDLPADFDIKKIDFQDKETLQLFANGNTTGIFQFESAGMKNVLKRLEVDDFHLIVAATALYRPGPSQHIDPFIKRRLKQEPVPTIDPVVDQILAPTYGILVYQEQVMQVAAAYAGFSLAQADFLRSAMSKKKLEQMAAVKTAFITGAQQKGHRLDEAEKLFAYIDQFANYGFNKSHAVAYSQLSFQLAYMKAHYPLAFYTAILNAHQGGAEKAQAYLAEVKQLGLKVLPPDVNTSTRDWSIQAGALVMGLGNINGLQTAFVTTLLDSRSQIGRFASLQDLIKALPEKFRDEKFLNQLAYAGALDHFGYNRAELLANLPDLINAASFGDLVLSETKIKKLADLPLVERLQTEKEALGFNLSGHPTEAFQADYDRGTVTAMVNLVAGQRVKVLGLVKNVKIIQTKRGDDMAFVNLTDMTGSVDVTIFPKIYDKVKAVLKVGRLVQVGGNTEVRQGISVIGNFVDAVDASQSQNFQADLDKKHPVHQQTAPTRKTAQSGTWFLRLDEDHDQEPIKNQLWQVMQQNPGDYPVILYWPKTKIRRMLPQSYNLAGSDQLKQALEQVLSSKNVVFRQKD
- the pyk gene encoding pyruvate kinase, with protein sequence MKKTKIVSTLGPSSTDVDTIVKLIEAGANVFRFNFSHGDHEEHLGRMQAVAEAEKITGKTVGRLLDTKGAEIRTTKQADGKIQFSTGDVFRISMDDSIEGTKEKIAVTYPGLFDDVKVGGQVLFDDGLLATTVTEKDEANKELVVKAENNGLLGSRKGVNAPGVSINLPGITEKDADDIRFGLDHEINYIAASFVRKPEDVLDIRALLKEKNMEHVQIIPKIESQEGIDNLDAILEVSDGLMVPRGDMGVEIPAENVPLIQKEMIDKMNVLGLPVITATQMLDSMEENPRPTRAEASDVANAVFDGTDATMLSGESANGDYPVEAVAMMAALDEKAESALSLYSRHADTFYGDDDVESVASAAARLSDSVEAKAVVVLTETGYAARMVSKHRPAVMTIAMTKSERVQRGLTLNNGILPVLVDTPKTVDDLVAKAKEEAQAQGLATAGDKIVVVTVAPIDMAKSTNNVSVETI